The Salmo salar chromosome ssa06, Ssal_v3.1, whole genome shotgun sequence genome window below encodes:
- the ep300b gene encoding histone acetyltransferase p300 isoform X5, whose translation MADNVLESGPPSAKRPKLSSPALSVSASDGNDFGSLFDLEHDLPDELINSSELGLVNGGDLSQLHTSLGGGMGGGQDAAAKHKQLSELLRAGALPPSSQQGATNSPGGSMGLLGSMNASPGPQSMAPQGQHPSPQQAGMMQQAGMVGGLNRAMMGAQKGNGQQQGSTPQGMMGGQVMNGSPRMGYQVNPGMGSNSNLLAETLQQQGGQQMGSGGQAGMRPQQPGALNKMNMMANAGPYGGPYGQSAGQGLGGAGLGPQHQNKAGLANSLAQFNLDKKTPPIQGMAGMASQQASAVGPVSVVGGGAQAGLGTVATGPGAAPPTADPEKRKLIQQQLVLLLHAHKCQRREQANGEVRQCSLPHCRTMKNVLNHMTHCQAGKSCQVAHCASSRQIISHWKNCTRHDCPVCLPLKNAGDKRNQQSLLSSAGVGLGNSLGAVPGGQPSTPNLTPPSQIDPSSIERAYAALGLTYQGNQMPQQPPQSNLPNQPGMRSLNAMGGNPMGMNGGVGVQPPNQSNLLPDTMLHNNMNVQSLMNDGSGVGSLGAMPMATPPSAAGMRKNWHEDITQDLRNHLVHKLVSSVQAIFPTPDPAALKDRRMENLVAYARKVEGDMYESANSRAEYYHLLAEKIYKIQKELEEKRRTRLQKQGMMPTQPGMPPSGLPQGPLGMGQSPLAPGQPSNGSHADPSMIRPTGPNQMVNRMQNPAGMNQFGQMGMQSLGQRSTPPLPLGGPLNQMGMGPTRMGQPNVAQLQNQYLPPGQFPGSSPGLGAGAVGMNHPGLQGGVTQQAQMPTPPSLPVSSPAAQPGSVAGSGPSQGSMGPGSVGGGPPSNLQLPNSNSSQPNSHPHCPPIRQNSPSPARSLTPTPHQTPPGQPGSQTPQPHTPNPPQVAAPLPQLASSQPMGQGMNSEKPSQLQQQTNGGGASGGLPTGQAQSVPTQNAHVPTQLPQTPLSQKSSLTADGQASTPASVSSVDPSSQLTSSDAPAPAEPKMEVKQQDDEDAEDQGEGKASGKMGKGQADIKSEEKPEIKKEKPSGDGCKGEPMDTSSSAATPKMEDRDRKPEVKTEPKDEEERSGASGTHSSPASAQNKRKIFKPEELRQALMPTLEALYRQDPESLPFRQPVDPQLLGIPVRIRTSNKTNLDYFDIVKNPIDLSTIKRKLDTGQYQEPWQYVDDIWLMFNNAWLYNRKTSRVYKYCSKLAEVFEAEIDPVMQGLGYCCGRKLEFSPQTLCCYGKQLCTIPRDAAYFSYQNSSPQFGLLADRYHFCEKCFNEIQGECVSLGDDPSQPQTSISKDQFQRKKNDTLDPEWLVECTDCGRKMHQICVLHNDTIWPAGFVCDSCLKKANKTRKENKYAARRLPQTKLGSFLEGRVNDYLRRQNHPESGDVTIRVVHVSDKVVEVKPGMKSRFVDTGEMSESFPYRTKALFAFEDIDGADVCFFGMHVQEYGSDSPPPNQRRVYISYLDSVHFFQPRHLRTGVYHEILIGYLEYVKKLGFTTGHIWACPPSEGDDYIFHCHPVDQKIPKPKRLQEWYKKMLDKAVAERIVHDYKDVFKQATEDRLTSANELPYFEGDFWPNVLEESIKELEQEEEERKREENSTSSESVDVSAPKSDSKNAKKKNSKKTSKNKNSSLIRANKKKPGMPSVSNDLSQKLYACMEKHKEVFFVIRLIAGPTANSLPPITDPDPLMACDLMDGRDAFLTLARDKHLEFSSLRRAKWSSMCMLVELHNQSQDRFVYTCNECKASVETRFHCTVCEDYDLCITCYNTKGHEHKMEKLGLGLDDESNNAAAAATQSPGDSRRLSIQRCIQSLVHACQCRNANCSLPSCQKMKRVVQHTKGCKRKTNGGCPICKQLIALCCYHAKHCQENKCPVPFCLNIKHKLRQQQLQHRLQQAQMLRRRMASMQRVGQPACGGGGPPGGLPSPGNNGTTAPSTPTSGGTQPPTPQTPTQPNIPPGPQPGMGGGGTLQQQQGGMPQQHHQLHHQFQQMPGGGMMNSPQQQQMVPQVQQQSQASNPQQLQQHPNSLPPYTNRPPGSSPHPQSQGKPGLGPATPPQQQPPQQQPNPGQPSMPQQQQQPPSGPPPAAVEIAMKIQQVADAQRKMALQRQAAQAAGMMPPHPHHQQPQGQMGMAHPGVGMVGAQGLPPHAQAAQAAARAHMEQQQQQQQGPPGMMVGPGPSPMQQQPNPQGQLPPQVQQQRVGPPLQNPQQQWAGQGMPPQQRQAMMGHPGMVAPQQQQPQQMQQRQQAQGPGGLIGMVQQGGAAGGGNLPQAALQELLRTLRSPSSPEQQQQVLNILRSNPQLMAAFIKQRASKYKGGPGPPGAPGGPGPGRVPGGMGGQQVNVNAVASQPGMHMGQGVNMPTMTQLQQVQQQQQPQQQRPMLSSLQQQQVAALQQHQQQQHQQGGMPGQQAPNMANINPQFRELLMRRHLQLQQQQQQQQIGNHTQFQQQGYMGQPGMAPQQPGQGQSGLQQQPGAQPGQQQQGYPSTVAQQQAAAVLQQRLQHQHQLQMQQQQHQNAMVGHQGAEGGPGTGVGGPPQQPPQGTPQPQSSQALLQQALHQRLLQQQQHLGGGSPAQHSSPMSPQQQMAQSPHLQGQTLSTSLSNQVRSPQPSPRPQSQPSHSSPSPRMQPQPSPHHISPQTQTGSPHPGQLTQHHPGMVVPSQQPPQQQNSMDQFGPDQNAMLSQLSGMSGLHGPGGPDMLSGNSQDLGQNINHNTLDM comes from the exons ATGGCCGATAATGTTCTAGAGTCCGGCCCGCCTTCAGCCAAGAGGCCTAAACTATCATCCCCTGCTCTCTCAGTCTCCGCCAGTGATGGAAACG ATTTTGGTTCACTCTTTGACCTGGAGCACGACCTCCCCGATGAGCTCATCAACTCGTCGGAGCTGGGCCTGGTCAACGGAGGGGACCTCAGCCAGCTGCACACCAGCCTgggaggaggaatgggaggaggcCAGGACGCTGCTGCCAAACACAAACAGCTCTCGGAGCTTCTCCGGGCTGGAGCGCTGCCACCCTCGAGTCAACAGGGAGCCACCAACAGCCCCGGTGGCTCCATGGGACTCCTGGGCAGCATGAATGCCTCCCCTGGGCCCCAGAGTATGGCCCCCCAGGGGCAGCACCCCTCACCCCAGCAGGCTGGCATGATGCAACAGGCGGGCATGGTGGGTGGACTGAACAGGGCCATGATGGGGGCCCAGAAGGGCAATGGACAGCAGCAAGGGTCCACGCCCCAGGGCATGATGGGAGGCCAGGTGATGAATGGCTCGCCCCGAATGGGTTACCAGGTCAACCCGGGCATGGGAAGTAACAGTAACCTGCTGGCAGAAACCCTGCAGCAGCAGGGGGGGCAGCAAATGGGGTCAGGGGGTCAGGCTGGGATGAGGCCACAGCAACCTGGAGCACTGAACAAG atgaaTATGATGGCTAATGCGGGCCCCTATGGTGGTCCGTACGGTCAGTCAGCAGGCCAGGGtctgggtggtgctgggctgggcCCACAGCACCAGAACAAGGCTGGTCTGGCAAACAGCCTGGCCCAGTTCAACCTGGACAAGAAGACACCGCCTATACAGGGCATGGCTGGGATG GCCTCACAGCAGGCCTCGGCGGTAGGGCCAGTGTCGGTGGTTGGAGGCGGGGCCCAGGCTGGCCTTGGTACTGTGGCAACAGGTCCGGGGGCAGCGCCCCCCACGGCCGACCCGGAGAAGCGCAAGCTGATTCAGCAGCAGCTGGTGCTCCTGCTCCACGCCCACAAGTGCCAGCGGCGGGAGCAGGCCAACGGGGAGGTGCGCCAGTGCAGCCTGCCCCACTGCCGCACCATGAAGAACGTCCTCAACCACATGACCCACTGCCAGGCTGGCAAGTCCTGCCAGG tGGCACACTGTGCCTCGTCGCGACAGATCATCTCTCACTGGAAGAACTGCACTCGGCACGACTGTCCTGTCTGCCTGCCGCTCAAGAACGCTGGAGACAAAAGGAACCAGCAGT CTTTACTAAGCAGTGCTGGAGTTGGTCTGGGCAACTCATTAGGGGCAGTGCCAGGGGGTCAGCCCAGCACCCCTAACCTCACACCGCCCAGCCAGATCGACCCCAGCTCCATTGAGAGGGCCTATGCCGCCCTGGGCCTCACCTACCAGGGCAACCAGATGCCCCAGCAACCGCCTCAGTCCAACCTGCCCAACCAGCCTGGCATGAGGTCGCTAAACGCCATGG GAGGGAACCCCATGGGGATGAATGGAGGGGTGGGGGTGCAGCCCCCCAATCAGTCCAACCTGCTACCAGACACCATGCTGCACAACAATATGAATGTGCAAAG tTTGATGAATGACGGCAGCGGGGTGGGCAGCCTGGGCGCCATGCCCATGGCGACCCCTCCCTCAGCCGCGGGCATGAGGAAGAACTGGCACGAGGACATCACCCAGGACCTGCGCAACCACCTCGTCCACAAGCT GGTGAGCAGTGTGCAGGCCATCTTCCCCACCCCGGACCCGGCTGCGCTGAAGGACCGGCGGATGGAGAACCTGGTGGCTTACGCTCGTAAAGTAGAGGGGGACATGTACGAGTCGGCCAACAGCAGG GCGGAGTACTACCACCTCCTGGCTGAGAAGATCTATAAAATCCAGAAGGAACTGGAAGAGAAGCGGCGGACGCGGTTACAGAAGCAGGGCATGATGCCCACGCAACCCGGCATGCCCCCCTCAGGCCTGCCACAGGGACCCCTTGGCATGGGCCAGTCCCCTCTGGCCCCCGGACAGCCGTCCA ATGGTTCTCATGCTGACCCCTCCATGATTCGACCCACCGGACCCAATCAGATGGTGAACAGGATGCAGAACCCTGCAG GGATGAATCAGTTTGGACAAATGGGTATGCAGTCATTAGGTCAGAGGTCAACGCCTCCCCTCCCACTTGGTGGACCTCTAAATCAG ATGGGTATGGGGCCAACGCGGATGGGGCAGCCCAACGTGGCCCAGCTCCAGAACCAGTACCTCCCTCCTGGTCAGTTCCCTGGGTCCAGTCCTGGCCTCGGGGCTGGCGCAGTCGGCATGAACCATCCAGGGCTACAAGGAGGCGTGACGCAG CAGGCCCAGATGCCCACGCCGCCCTCGCTCCCGGTCAGCAGCCCTGCAGCCCAGCCAGGCTCAGTGGCAGGATCAGGGCCCTCCCAGGGCTCTATGGGGCCAGGCAGTGTAGGTGGAGGCCCTCCTTCCAACCTGCAACTGCCTAACTCCAATTCCTCTCAGCCCAACTCACACCCGCACTGCCCCCCCATCCGACAGAACTCCCCCTCCCCGGCACGCAGCCTCACGCCAACCCCTCATCAGACGCCGCCTGGTCAGCCAGGCTCGCAAACCCCCCAGCCTCACACGCCCAACCCGCCCCAGGTTGCCGCTCCGCTCCCGCAGCTAGCGTCGTCACAGCCAATGGGGCAAGGAATGAACTCGGAGAAGCCCAGTCAGCTCCAGCAGCAGACAAATGGTGGCGGAGCTTCTGGAGGCCTCCCGACAGGGCAGGCTCAGTCTGTGCCTACCCAGAATGCCCATGTGCCAACCCAGCTTCCGCAAACTCCA cTGTCTCAGAAGTCTTCTCTGACGGCAGACGGCCAGGCTTCCACTCCGGCCTCGGTGAGCAGCGTGGACCCTAGCTCCCAGCTGACCTCGTCGGACGCCCCCGCCCCAGCTGAGCCCAAGATGGAGGTGAAACAACAGGACGATGAGGATGCCGAGGACCAGGGAGAGGGGAAGGCCTCTGGGAAGATGGGCAAGGGACAGGCAGACATCAAGTCAGAGGagaaacctgag ATTAAGAAGGAGAAGCCTTCAGGCGACGGATGCAAGGGCGAGCCTATGGACACGTCGTCATCGGCAGCAACGCCGaagatggaggacagagacaggaagcCAGAGGTGAAGACTGAGCCCAAAGACGAAGAGGAGAGGTCTGGGGCATCGGGCACGCACAGCTCCCCCGCCAGCGCTCAGAATAAGAGGAAAA TCTTTAAGCCTGAGGAGCTGCGTCAGGCTCTGATGCCCACCCTGGAGGCCTTGTACCGCCAAgaccctgagtctctgcccttcCGCCAACCGGTGGACCCCCAGTTACTGGGAATACCCGTACGTATTCGAACTAGTAACAAAACTAACCTG GACTACTTTGACATTGTAAAGAACCCCATAGACCTGTCGACGATAAAGCGTAAGCTGGACACGGGACAGTACCAGGAGCCCTGGCAATACGTGGATGACATCTGGCTCATGTTTAACAACGCCTGGCTGTACAACCGCAAGACGTCCCGCGTCTACAAGTACTGCTCCAAGCTGGCCGAGGTGTTCGAAGCCGAAATCGACCCTGTCATGCAGGGCCTGGGCTACTGCTGCGGGAGGAAG CTTGAGTTTTCCCCCCAAACTCTATGCTGCTATGGGAAACAATTATGCACCATCCCGCGCGACGCTGCTTATTTTAGCTACCAGAACAG TTCACCACAATTTGGGCTTCTTGCTGACAGGTACCACTTCTGTGAGAAGTGTTTCAACGAAATCCAGGGCGAGTGCGTGTCCCTGGGGGATGATCCTTCTCAGCCTCAGAC gtCCATCAGCAAAGATCAGTTTCAGAGGAAGAAGAATGACACGCTCGACCCTGAATG GCTTGTGGAATGTACCGACTGCGGGCGTAAAATGCACCAAATCTGTGTCCTGCATAATGACACCATATGGCCGGCAGG ctttgtatgtgaCAGCTGCCTTAAGAAGGCCAATAAGACGCGGAAAGAGAACAAATACGCGGCCAGAA GGCTCCCCCAAACTAAGTTGGGCAGCTTCCTAGAGGGGCGAGTGAATGACTACCTCAGGCGGCAGAACCATCCAGAGTCTGGTGATGTCACTATCCGTGTGGTCCATGTCTCCGACAAGGTGGTGGAGGTCAAGCCAGGCATGAAGTCCAG GTTTGTGGACACCGGGGAGATGTCCGAGTCCTTTCCCTACAGGACGAAGGCGCTGTTTGCGTTCGAGGACATAGACGGGGCTGACGTCTGCTTCTTCGGCATGCATGTGCAGGAGTACGGTTCAGACAGCCCTCCGCCCAACCAGAGACGCGTGTATATCTCTTACCTGGACAGCGTGCACTTCTTCCAACCTCGACACCTCCGCACAGGCGTCTACCATGAGATACTCATAGGGTACCTGGAGTACGTCAAGAAGTTGGG GTTTACAACAGGGCACATCTGGGCTTGTCCCCCAAGTGAAGGGGACGACTACATCTTCCACTGTCATCCTGTGGACCAGAAGATCCCCAAGCCCAAGCGCCTACAGGAGTGGTACAAGAAGATGCTGGACAAGGCCGTAGCTGAGCGCATTGTGCATGACTACAAG GATGTCTTCAAGCAGGCCACAGAGGACCGTCTCACCAGTGCCAACGAGCTACCATACTTTGAGGGGGACTTCTGGCCCAACGTGCTGGAGGAGAGCATCAAGGAgctggagcaggaggaggaggagaggaagagggaggagaacagCACCTCCAGCGAGAGCGTAGATGTGAGT GCCCCGAAAAGTGACAGCAAGAATGCCAAAAAGAAGAACAGTAAGAAGACGAGCAAGAACAAGAACAGCAGCCTGATCCGAGCCAATAAGAAGAAACCAGGGATGCCCAGTGTGTCCAATGACCTCTCCCAGAAGCTCTACGCTTGTATGGAGAAACACAAGGAG GTGTTCTTTGTGATCCGTCTCATTGCCGGCCCCACTGCCAACTCCCTGCCCCCCATCACGGACCCGGACCCCCTAATGGCCTGCGACCTGATGGATGGGCGTGACGCCTTCCTGACGCTGGCCCGGGACAAGCACCTGGAGTTCTCCTCCCTGAGGAGAGCCAAGTGGAGCTCCATGTGCATGCTGGTGGAGCTACACAATCAGAGCCAGGACCGCTTCGTCTACACCTGCAACGAGTGCAAGGCAAGCGTGGAGACACGCTTCCACTGCACCGTCTGCGAGGACTACGACCTGTGTATCACCTGCTATAACACTAAGGGCCATGAACACAAGATGGAGAAGCTGGGCCTGGGCCTGGACGACGAGAGCAACAACGCCGCGGCCGCTGCCACTCAGAGCCCCGGGGACTCCCGCCGCCTCAGCATTCAGCGCTGCATCCAGTCCCTGGTCCACGCCTGCCAATGCCGCAATGCCAACTGCTCCCTGCCGTCCTGCCAGAAGATGAAGCGTGTGGTACAGCACACCAAGGGATGCAAGCGCAAGACCAACGGTGGCTGCCCCATTTGCAAGCAACTCATCGCCCTGTGCTGCTACCACGCCAAGCACTGCCAGGAGAACAAGTGCCCCGTACCCTTCTGCCTCAACATCAAGCACAAGCTCCGCCAGCAGCAACTCCAGCACCGCCTCCAGCAGGCTCAGATGCTTCGGAGAAGGATGGCCAGCATGCAGAGGGTGGGCCAGCCTGCCTGCGGTGGAGGAGGACCTCCTGGGGGGCTGCCATCACCAGGTAACAATGGCACCACAGCCCCCAGTACACCCACATCAGGAGGCACCCAGCCCCCAACACCACAGACACCCACCCAGCCCAACATACCTCCTGGGCCCCAGCCAGGGATGGGTGGTGGAGGAACTTTGCAGCAGCAGCAAGGTGGGATGCCTCAGCAGCACCACCAGCTTCACCACCAGTTCCAGCAGATGCCTGGAGGGGGGATGATGAACTCCCCCCAGCAACAGCAGATGGTTCCTCAGGTCCAGCAGCAGTCCCAGGCCTCAAACCCCCAACAGCTCCAGCAACACCCCAACAGCCTGCCCCCTTACACCAACAGGCCTCCAGGCTCCTCACCGCACCCTCAGTCCCAAGGCAAACCGGGCCTGGGACCAGCCACACCACCTCAGCAGCAACCACCTCAACAGCAGCCCAACCCTGGCCAGCCTTCTatgccccagcagcagcagcaacctcCTTCAGGGCCTCCTCCAGCAGCTGTGGAGATCGCCATGAAGATTCAACAAGTGGCAGACGCCCAAAGGAAGATGGCCCTGCAGAGGCAGGCGGCGCAGGCAGCTGGCATGATGCCTCCGCACCCTCACCACCAACAGCCCCAGGGCCAGATGGGCATGGCCCACCCTGGGGTGGGCATGGTGGGGGCCCAGGGGCTGCCTCCCCATGCTCAGGCAGCTCAGGCTGCTGCCAGGGCTCACATggagcagcaacaacagcagcagcagggtcCTCCAGGTATGATGGTGGGCCCTGGCCCCAGCCCCATGCAGCAGCAGCCTAATCCCCAGGGTCAGCTGCCTCCACAGGTGCAGCAGCAGAGGGTTGGTCCCCCGCTTCAGAACCCCCAGCAACAGTGGGCTGGCCAGGGAATGCCACCCCAGCAGAGACAAGCCATGATGGGACATCCAGGCATGGTGGCGCCTCAGCAGCAACAACCGCAGCAAATGCAACAGCGGCAGCAGGCTCAGGGACCTGGTGGGTTGATTGGTATGGTGCAGCAAGGTGGTGCAGCTGGGGGTGGGAACCTCCCGCAGGCTGCCCTTCAGGAACTGCTGCGTACCCTTCGCTCCCCCAGCTCACCCGAGCAGCAACAGCAGGTGCTCAACATCCTCCGCTCAAACCCTCAGCTAATGGCTGCCTTTATCAAGCAGAGAGCCTCCAAGTATAAGGGGGGCCCAGGACCCCCGGGAGCCCCTGGCGGGCCAGGTCCAGGCAGAGTTCCAGGAGGTATGGGTGGCCAACAGGTCAATGTGAATGCTGTGGCTAGTCAGCCAGGTATGCACATGGGTCAGGGAGTCAACATGCCCACCATGACCCAGCTACAGCAagtacagcagcagcaacaaccgCAGCAGCAGCGTCCTATGCTTAGTAGTTTGCAGCAGCAACAGGTGGCAGCACTTCAGCAGCATCaacagcagcagcatcagcaAGGAGGGATGCCAGGCCAGCAGGCACCTAACATGGCCAACATAAACCCCCAGTTCAGAGAGCTCCTTATGAGGAGGCATCTCCAActacaacagcaacagcagcagcaacagattgggaaccatacccagTTCCAACAGCAGGGCTACATGGGCCAGCCGGGCATGGCCCCCCAGCAGCCTGGTCAGGGCCAGTCTGGACTGCAGCAGCAGCCTGGAGCCCAGCcagggcagcagcagcagggttACCCCAGCACGGTGGCCCAGCAGCAAGCTGCTGCAGTGCTCCAGCAGAGGCTCCAGCATCAGCACCAACTCCAGATGCAGCAGCAACAACACCAGAATGCCATGGTGGGCCAccagggggctgaggggggtccgGGTACTGGAGTAGGCGGCCCCCCACAGCAGCCCCCGCAGGGCACCCCCCAGCCACAGTCCTCCCAGGCTCTGCTCCAGCAGGCACTGCACCAGAGGCTGCTTCAACAGCAGCAGCACCTGGGTGGGGGCTCTCCGGCCCAGCACAGCAGCCCCATGAGCCCCCAGCAGCAGATGGCCCAGTCCCCTCACCTGCAGGGCCAGACGCTGTCCACGTCCCTCAGCAACCAAGTGCGCTCGCCCCAGCCCTCCCCGCGACCCCAGTCCCAGCCATCACACTCTAGCCCCTCCCCGCGCATGCAGCCCCAGCCTTCCCCTCATCATATCTCCCCACAGACCCAGACGGGCTCCCCGCACCCAGGCCAGCTAACCCAGCACCACCCTGGTATGGTGGTCCCCTCTCAACAGCCGCCTCAGCAGCAGAACTCAATGGACCAGTTTGGGCCAGACCAGAATGCCATGCTGTCTCAACTCAGTGGGATGAGTGGTCTCCATGGGCCTGGAGGACCTGACATGCTGTCTGGGAACAGCCAGGACCTTGGGCAGAACATTAATCATAacactttagacatgtag